CGGCACGCCGCACCCTCGCTATCACCCGCCGCACCTCGTTCCTCCTGTCCGGCGCGCAGCTCGGTATCACCGTGACAGGCCTGCTTGTCGGCTACGTGGCCGAACCACTCATCGGAATGGCGCTGTCGTCCATGCTGGGCGGAGTCGGCATCCCCACCGGCATCGGCCTGACCGTGGGCGGCATTCTCGCAATCACCTTCTCCACGTTCGTGCAGATGCTGTTCGGTGAGCTTTACCCGAAGAACTACGCTATAGCTCGCCCCGAGCAGGTCAGCGGCGCTCTCGCACGGTCGAGCGCCCTGTACTTGAAGGTGTTCGGCCCGGCCATCTGGGTGTTCGACAAGTCCGCTGAGCTGCTGTTGAAGCGTGTCGGCATCGAACCGGTGCACGACGTCGAGCAGGCCGCCACAGCGGATGACCTGCACCACGTTGTCGAGGCGTCGAAGCAGACGGGCGACCTCGCGCCGGAACTGTCAGACATGCTGGATCGCATCATCGACTTTCCCACCGAGAACGTCGCTCACGCGATGATCCCCCGCGCTCAGGTCGACTCAGTGCGAACTGAAACAAACATCGCTGAGATGCGCGCTCTCATGGCGAGCGGGCACACGCGCTACCCCGTGATCGACGGCACCGACGACGTCGCCGGTGTCGTGCACCTCGTCGATGTGCTCGCCGCGCAGGATGGCGCTCGGCCGGTCTCGTCGGTGATGCGTCCGGCACTGATCGTTCCTGAGCTGATGGGGTTGTCCACCGCGTTGAGCGAACTCGACCGCGCCAAGCAGCAACTCGCATGTGTCATCG
This region of Dermacoccus nishinomiyaensis genomic DNA includes:
- a CDS encoding hemolysin family protein, whose translation is MNDALSLLTGVVVVLAITAVTAYFVAQEFAYMSVDRSKLTARAQAGDDTARRTLAITRRTSFLLSGAQLGITVTGLLVGYVAEPLIGMALSSMLGGVGIPTGIGLTVGGILAITFSTFVQMLFGELYPKNYAIARPEQVSGALARSSALYLKVFGPAIWVFDKSAELLLKRVGIEPVHDVEQAATADDLHHVVEASKQTGDLAPELSDMLDRIIDFPTENVAHAMIPRAQVDSVRTETNIAEMRALMASGHTRYPVIDGTDDVAGVVHLVDVLAAQDGARPVSSVMRPALIVPELMGLSTALSELDRAKQQLACVIDEFGGFTGIITVEDLAEEVVGEITDEHDPVLPEYAPLPDDGQWVMQGSVHIDEVERALDVDLPEGEYETVAGLVVGRLGTLPRVGERVVIDVPQGPRVLAVDEDAPPSRLDIEVLAVERHVPSLLRLTLLEPESAPHDTEEEGSDR